The Fusarium fujikuroi IMI 58289 draft genome, chromosome FFUJ_chr01 sequence TTCAttagatcttttgccttttcttcttgttccttcgGGTAGCAGAGGACGCAGTCATCCacatagaagaaaaatactatatcgCCTTGGACCCAACAACAGTCCTCGCCGAGTACTCGGCGAAATCCCGTGtgtaatagacctttctcaAAGTGTTTTTGCCATAAGAGAGGTGACCTTCGGAGTCCATACAATGCCTTTTGTAGCTTGAGGACCACGCCGGGTTTTCGGTAACCCATCGGCATTTCCATGTATATGTCTTCATCTAATGTTGATTGTACGAATGCATTGACTGCATCATACTGGAGCATCTCGTAGTCAAATCTGGTCGCAATTGCCATTAGAACCCTGAAAGACATTCCGGCCAGTGTAGCTGCGTATGTGTCTCGGCCATCCTTCGCCTGTTGGTCTCCCCGGACCACCAATCTCGCCTTgatttttaggaatcttcCGTGTTTATCTAACTTGTAGACATACACCCAGTGACATCCGAGTATTCGGTGACCCTTCGCCGTGGTCTTGGCTACTTCTATCCACGATTGAGAGAGTTTGTGGCTCTCCaaatgagcttcttctgccttctggATTGCATCCCGGTACGGATGACTCTTTATGTTAGTATGTGAGCTAGGGAGCCTCTCTAGGAGCTTCCAATGTGTACCGACATAGGGCCCCTTTTCCTCGCCCAGTGcagagcttatcctatccctttGGGCCTCCCGCTTTCCCGCACTGGATTGGTTTAGAGGCTGaggtaagctccctccctccGGCGAGTTCTCGGAGCTGGCCAGACTCTCTTGACTCTTGCGACCTTGGGTCTTCCGTCGGGTGCCCACATATATTTTGTGCTGCAGCGTCCCTGCCAGGAACGCTGCATTGAATGGAATACGATTTCTCGCTTGCATCTCGGCGAGGGTTCTACTTACTGGCTCACCACCCCTCTTCACCTTCAGGTCATCTTCTATTGCATGGAAGAAACCCGATGGGGGTGATTCCGGGGGTGTTGGTAATAGCTCGAATCTGAACTGGGTGTATGGTTCCGATTCCTCGCCTGTCTTCACCGAGTTGTCGGCTTcagggcttataaattctacaTTTTCGTCAGTAATTTCATCTGGTTCTTCATTTGCCAGATGCCTCTGCCATGGATTAGGCTGAGTTTGCTGAAGTGAGATTAGTTCCTTGATTCGTTTCTCTATCGCCGCTAGGTCTTCGGCCCGTAGGTCATCTCGAAGGGTCGCCGTGTTTCCGTCGAAGCACTGGTGTTCATTGAAGGTAACATCCCGCGTTGAGAATACCTCCTTGTTCAACGGGTTCCAGATCCTGTAGGAATTACTTGATGTATATCCTACTAGGtatccaatccatcctcTAGGGGTTTGACGATGCAATCTGTTGCGTTGCAGTTGTGCATCCTTTGTTAGTGCAAACGCTTTACATCCGTATGCTCTGAGGTGTGATAGGTCTGGTTTCGCCGACTGCTCGGCTACGCACTCCAAGTGGAATATCTCATACGGTGACTTGTGCTGTTTCCGAACCGACGGCGTACGGTTGTAGAGATAGgtggctgcctttattgATTCAGGCCAGAGGTATTCCGGAATTTTTGCACCTGCCCTCATTGCCCTGCTTTTCTGGATAATAACTGCAGCTACTCTTTCCGCACCACCATTCTGAGCCTGTGTGTTTGGAGCAGATGGTTCACATCGTATTCCTTGCTGAACTATCTCGGCGTACACTCGTGGATGGGTCGTCGTGATCTCATTGTCGCATTCGATCACCTTCACTTTCTTGGAGTACTGTACTTCCATCatatttaagaagccttttagcgCCGAGAGGATGGCGGGGGTTGTCCGATCGGTTGCATAATAGTCCCAGGTAAACCCTGATGCTCTGTCTGTGAACATCCATACCGAACTATAGCCTGCATATCCTGGTGACATGGGGTGGAAGTCTATGGCTATTCGATCTCCTGGACTTGCAACTTGAACCGACTCTCGAGGAGCGCGGCGTACCAGTCGGCGAGCTTTCGCCACTCCACATGCGTCACAGTTAACTGTGGTTATTCGCTGTATTCCTGTTGGAATCTCTGACTTTATCCGTACTCCTCTTGCAGACGTGGCTAGGCATCGGAGAGCCTCCGGCCCTGGGTGGCCTAACCTTAGGTGCCATATTAAGGTGTTACCTCTTAACGGCTTTCTCTTGGTCCACGTTGTATATGTGCGCCGTTTTGGAGGGATAGGAAGCGTGTTTACTGCTAGTCCAGCTTGTGTTGGTTCTGGGTCTTGGGGAGAATGCTCATATTCGAGCACTTGTTGCCCTCCGATCTCCGAGACCTCGCCGAGTTTGCTTCCATCTGAACGCCGTAGACAATTGTTTCCTGGGCTTGTATCCCACCAAATTCCTCGTTTTCTTAGCTTAGTAAATGACACTAGGTTTGTGGCTAATGTAGTGCACAAGGCCACATCATAGAGTCGCAGTGTTCTCGGCGTGCCGTCGCTTGACTCGAGTTTGATTTGCGCTTCACCGTATCCCTCTATTGGGACCTGTGTTACTCCTGACCAAAAGAAGTCCCCAAGGGCTGCTGCCCTAAGGTTCTTCATTCGCTTTGTGTCCCTGAATATATGTATAGTTGCTCCTGAATCTAATAATACACTTTCATTCAGGGGGTAACGGTCGGCTACCGTTAGGCCTGCGCTCGGCCAAGCGGAGCCGACTGGATGTAGTCAGGCTGATCCTTCTAGTTTCAGCTTCCTGATTCGATCAGCTATACCTTCcttgttttcttctatcCTTCTCTGCGCCTGGTCGGCGAGAGCCTGTACTGGTTTGAACCCAGTATAGGCCTTCTCAGGGAAAGCATAAAAGCAGTTTGATAAGGTATGCCTCAGTCCGCATGCTTCAcatcttcctgccttatcttcGCCGGGTCCTTGGCGAGGAcgcttctttcctttccgcTCCTTTTGCCTGGGCTTCCTCGGGgtatcttggtcttctccagCCTCTTCCCCTCGTTCAACTAGGAAGGCTCCAtggcttactttagctctctGCGTATCTGGCTGTGACGCTAGTGCTAGCCGAATATCCGCCGCTACCACGCCGATGGATAGGGTGTTGGACCGAACATGATTCATTTGGGTGACACTGTAGGCGTTTGCCCACGACTCTAGTGGGGTTGACCTTAAAGCCGTAATAAGATCAGGAAACCACTGatctgcctcttcagcctcttgcAGGCCTACATCTCGGGCTTCATTGATTGAGGTCCTCCATCGCTTAAGCCAGTCACTCGCTCCTTTATAGGTTGTGTATCTACGGCGTATGGGTTTCGCCAAGACTTCTCTGTATGCTCGGCGAGCCTCCTGCTTCCGCTCTGTTTGCGTTAAGGAGAACTCATCATGGAGAGACTGAACCCATTCCGCTAGAGTATCATCTTCTGAAAAATGGTGCCTCGCAATCCCTTCATCTACTGTATCTAGCACCCAATCTTGAATAATAGATGTCCTcctctttaagtccttatagttcttcaGATATGTCTCGTATGTCGCCCTCATCGTGGCGACCGTTCGGTGATCTTTCTCCGTAAGATACGGTATTTGTTGAGTCTGTATTTCGTATTCGGTATGGTTTCCGTCTGGTTCGACAACAGGGGGATCGACTTCCTGCGTGGCTGTCTcttgtgttgatgaagatgatgcttctATGGTAGTTGCCGCTCTGGCGGCTGTAGCGCTTCGCCGTCCTACCGCCGATATATCGGGGGGTACGGGTGCGACCACCTTAAGGGTGGGCTTATTGGATGCCGTTGGGTCGATGTAGGCCCATAGATCCTCATTCTTTGATTtgacctttagggccttgTACCAGCTGATCCACTCGTTGCTGGATTCAAGCCTGATCGTCTGATTGGTCATCGTTCTGAATGTCTTCGGCGAGCACTAGGCTTTCCTTCTCGGTTacacttatagtagtttttcttgcGAATGAGACTCTTAattgttggaaagcttgtgtattgtccttcttctagaagaggggaaattctgtatctaaatccctcaacttccggcatcttgccgaggttttacctagatacaagcgatcatttcattctcccaatctgacaaGTTTATCCACAGTTAGGAACCAACCGTCACaaatagtaaataaggttaagaaattaaaacttaaggatctttatattaatttctatataaatatttactaactaaagttttatttaatataaaaaatataatattataataatttattaattaattataatattaggtttttagtgttttagctaaggtggccagtctataggggtggccggtctttaggTAGGGGACGTTATTCgtttaattaaagctaaagacAAGCTAACATTCGCTTTGAGCagttgttttctttctcacATATTTATCTCCCTTCTACACTCCCAGTTAACCTATTTCCTACTATAAGCCATTATGTTCATGGATGAGGGTTTCAGTATAAGTGATTCAGAGGAGGGCatgaaggaggaagatgaggacgaagaacCATACAAAAGATTGAAACACATCTATCTTAAATCAGATTGCGGCCTTTGCAATCAACCAATGGGTCCAAACCAATGGACTCTAGCATGTAAGATTGAATAGCCTGCCTTAACTCTACCCTCTACAGCACGTACTGAACTAATAATCTCATGCAGTAATTGGTAATCCTGAAGGGACCAAACTAGTGAAGTGCACAAAAAAGTTCCAATATCCTGGAACCCGCCAAACTATTCGCGTTAGGGGAATACTACCGTTATGCCAACGTAATGAGTGTGGGAGGTGCTCAAAGTCCCCTCCTTCTATAACAATACACGCCAGTTGTTATCGCGTATTCATGAAGGAATATCGACAGAAGAGTGCAATGGAGCGCATATGGGTTGCATCATGCTGGAAGTTTCCATGGCTGCATGATCCTGTTCAACTTACACCTCGGCTCAGTCTCAATAACACTGCCAAGGCGTCAGTGAGGGCTTCTACCGCAAGAGCTTTTGCGAATGATCAAGTCATTTGTGCCGCATCACTCGTTGTGGAAGTATAGCTTCATCCAAAATGTTGCAGAAAGTATGTCTTCGTCTGAGGCTAAGATCGAGAGCTACCCATTGGCCAGCATCAAGTCATGGCAACGTGGACTACCAGTTGTCTGCGATAAAGGCGAATCGAAAGAATTCGTTCTCAGACTAActgttgatggcgatggcctCAATAAAATTGAGAAACTGGAGAGCTGGCCCGAGTATAGTCAGGTTCGGTCTAATGCTTTTGCGTATCTCTTCGTCCTGCCCTCCCAAGCAGAAGATTCACATATTGATTTCAAGGTATGCCCAAAAGCCTCCTCTGGGCGTAAGTATCGCTAATGTTCAGGTTAGTTTGGACGAGCCTTTCTCAGAAAGTCTTTGCGGTTCGGATTCGGGGAGTTTTGGGACACGCCGACCCCTCTAAAGAATGGACTGAGCATGTTTGCTACACCATTCAACCGCTATGGTGCTGTCCGTTTCCGGACGGTAGATCTTTGCAATATCACTGGTCTGACATTCTTCTACTTCAGAGGTTATATGATGGGGATTCACGCTCACACAGCCGACTccccaacagcaacatccACTTTGGATGAGATTTCAGCAATAGATCCGAAGTACTTGATCTGGGCGTATGTACCAATTTCGAGTAAAGACAGTCTCGTGAGGATTGGTGTACGCGACAGTTTAGATTTGTGTCTGCTTCCGGCGTTTAAAAAACCGACAGTGCTGGTAAGTCTCTGGCTAAGGCATCCCCTTTAGTCCCAAAGCTCACGTCCACAGATATCAACCAAGCTCGCCGGTGATTTCGTGCTGGGTCCTGATTATAAATATGCCATGAAAGAATACTTATCAGCAAAGGACCCGAGCGTGTTTGTGTACAATGTTCCGTATAATCGATACCACAGTATGTATGGAGCAGTAAATGACAACAAGGGTGACGAACCTTTAGCACCATTCCCTCGGACTTATGCCACGGGAGGGTGTCCCCCATATCGTGGCCGCATTTATTCCCAGGCCCCCGCAAAGGACATTGTTCACGTCGATGTCTATTACGAGGAAGCCACCGGATATTGCAGAGGACTCCTCCTTGAATACGCCAACGGCGCTCAGATGGCGTTGGGCCAATGCCGAGTCGGGATTGACCCCTTCAAGTCTTTTGATAAACCAAACTGGCTTTGCTATGCGTATAGCTCCAACGGCAAAACATTCAATCGGATTGGGCAATGTAAAATCGAATGCAGCACTGGTTCGGATACTCATGACCATGATCAAAGTGGTATGTTCTACCATTGGGCATGTACTCCCTTGGAAGGGACTCTCGAGTTCGCGTGTGATCATAGAATGGCTGGGCTGCAGTCATATGTCGACATTGAAGAATGAGCCTGTCGATATTTTACGAACTGCAACGACAGAAACAATGTTAATATATGCGGATGGTTTCAATACTGCATAGTTACATGCCCACACGGTCTCAGTCATATCAGCCACCCAATCTTATTGGATGTTGACAACTGAGACCCTTGTAATGCAATACGCAGTGCTACCAACCACATCACGTCCACACACTTTGCTTCTGCTGTGTgattgaccttgttcttccatcatcacgACTACACACCGCTTTTCGTTATCTCCTCAACTGGTCTCAACAAAGAACGCAAAATGTCAGACGCAGATAGTTTGGGCGATTCGCAATCGGAGGCGGAATCAATGATCGTTGAGTCCGATGAAGATACATCAGATTGGGACGCAGTACATGTCGCTATCAGATCAACCTGTGGTCTTTGTTCTCAGTCCATCGACCCATACGACTGTGCTATAGCATGTAAGACTCTCATACCTCAAATCCCTTCCTGCCGAGGCCAGTCTTTTGTGTTGTTGACATCTCTGCTATAGTGCTCAATAGCCAAGGTCATCGCCATGGTACTCGTCCTGGCTATTGCACAAGGAGATTCCAATTCCCTCAAGGACGAAAAATGATAGTGAAGGGTGATTCATTCCCCTTGTGCAGTGAAGAGCCTTGCCGAGACTGTAAGGGGTCACCTGAGTCAGTCACGATGCATTCGGAATGTTATTGTTTTTTCCTACAGACATATCACGACAAGCCGGCCTTGGACCGTGTTTGGGTTGCAGCAGCCTGGAGAATCCCGTGGGTTGTCCGCTCTTCTCAATCCATGCCAAACATTGGTTTTATTGAACCCGGGCTAGTATCAATAAGCTCTTCTGCTGCAGAAGCCTTGGGTATACCGCAACTGGCAACCTTGCCATCTGAGGTTCTTCAGCTCATAGCAGCTTATTCACGCGGGAGTCTTGTCTGGAGATACCCGACTATCAAAGCCAGAGCAGAGGAATTATCAAGGTTCGATGAGAGCTCatccgacgacgatgacatgCTGTACAATCTCGGTACTGTGAAGAAATGGCGTCGAGGACAGGATGCAGAGTTCGATGAAAATCCATCCGAGTCTTTTGTATTCCGGCTCACCCTCGATTCCCATGGGCTACTCGACATAGAGAGACTACCTGACTGGCCTGAGTACAGGAGCTGTCGATACCAAACTTACAAGTATTTCTTCATTGATTCTGATGAAGCGGAACGTACTTGGATATATTTCAGAGTAAGTACCCAATCTTGCATAATTTCCTGTCTTGTAGAGCTACTGACATTGGAGAAACAGTTTGGACATGCGCGGATGAAACTGAGCCCCTCATTGTCAAGACCTGTTCAACTTTGGGACATACCAAGTCCACCAAGTCCGCGCACCAAAGGGCTTGAGGTTCTCTTATTCCCACGTCGTGTAGATGCTACTTGCATTCGCACCCTCGATCTACGCAATATTACTGGCATTACCTTCTTTTACTACAGGGGCACTTTGATGGGACTCCATGCTCACACCCTCGAAGACCCGACAGCGTTGACTACTGTTAGGGACATTCTTTCAGATTATGAGCCCTATTTGGTCTGGATATACATGCCCATAGCACATGGCGATCGTATCATGAGGTTTGGCCTTCGGACTTGGAGAAACGACCGCGAGGAACCGGCGAACCATCATATGGCTGTATTGGTTAGTTCCCGTTTAAGAGATAGCTCCTTGATACTGACTAGGTGCCTAGATGACCACGAAGCTTGCTGGCGACTTCTCTCTCGGTCCAAATTTCAATGAAGAAGATATGAATTACATCTTTCAGGGAACGCCCGCCGTTCTTTTTCACAACACGCCAGCAAAGGGGGGGATCACACTGTTAGGCTTAGCAGGTGGCAAAACTCAAGAGAGGCTACGCGCCCCTAGATTTCCCATCATCGCCCTCTCAATTGATCAGTTGATTAATGGAGGCGATGCTATTACAGTGGACATTTCACTGAAAAACGCTGTCAGAATTGACATTTTCACTGAAAGGTCCACTGGATACTTGAGAGGTTTTATTCTCGAGTATGAGAACGGCGCACAGAGGTCCGCAGGGCAATGCCGAGTAGGGGTTGACCCGGTCACGGTTTGTCACAGACCCGTGTCATTCTGCTACCGCACGCTTTATGGGGGAGATCTTGATAAGAACAAACACTATGAACTTGTATGTTGCTCGGAGACGGGTGATCAACATTATGGTCATGGATTTAATAACGGGCTGTGGACTTGTTCAGATTTCGGACTGTACGCTAAGGCTTGGTGTGACGACGTAACAACCGACCTGTATGCATACACTCCTAGGTCTCGGGAGTTTATAGTGGTAGAGTAGGATTGGGTTCAACTGGTGGGTTAGTTTCTCTATCGTCAAGATCAATGctcttcttatcttttaaCGAAATATCTCGGAGGCACTACTGCTCTTGAATAAACATGTGAATATCACGACATGGTAAAGCCAGCCACATACCATATAGCTCAAGAATAATTCGGCCCACTAGGCGTAGGAGGTGTCAACCATCTAGCCTCATTTCTGGAAGTATTTAATCCGCAGCTGGCCAAGATGACTCGCAGTTCCATGCTTGACAAATTCGAGCCTGAGACTAGAGGAGACGGGACATTTCAGAGCGTATGCTTAGGTTTTGGTGTACTGATGTAATGACCGAACTGTGTATATCCACTCTAGAGTCTGAAGAGGAGGGCCACGGCCACGAGCTTATACGAGTTTACATACTCCGTACGGAGTAGAGGAACGGTTATAGTCTGGTGGTATAGCCAGTTCAACAAGACAGGGTGAGGATTGAACACAGCAGCCGTAAGTCCATAATACTACCGCAAGATTAAGGCGCTTCTCGTCTTTTAACTAAGTATCCAAGAAGCAATTATCTATTCAATTAAATTGTGAGATGTGACATCCATGGATATAGTACGGCCACACCTCAGGAGGTTGACAGAACCCCTGTAATTTATCAACATTAATTACACGCCACGTTCTATTGTTATTGTTTACTATCCAAACTTTTTTCATCTTCAGCCCCTTTCTGAGTATACAAATTTCATGTTTGCTACGAAATACAGCAATCCCTCTTTTTGTCCCTACCTTTCTGTGTAATAGATTCTTGAATCTCATAACAGTCGCGACATGTCTGATC is a genomic window containing:
- a CDS encoding TY2B-TY2B protein — encoded protein: MTNQTIRLESSNEWISWYKALKVKSKNEDLWAYIDPTASNKPTLKVVAPVPPDISAVGRRSATAARAATTIEASSSSTQETATQEVDPPVVEPDGNHTEYEIQTQQIPYLTEKDHRTVATMRATYETYLKNYKDLKRRTSIIQDWVLDTVDEGIARHHFSEDDTLAEWVQSLHDEFSLTQTERKQEARRAYREVLAKPIRRRYTTYKGASDWLKRWRTSINEARDVGLQEAEEADQWFPDLITALRSTPLESWANAYSVTQMNHVRSNTLSIGVVAADIRLALASQPDTQRAKVSHGAFLVERGEEAGEDQDTPRKPRQKERKGKKRPRQGPGEDKAGRCEACGLRHTLSNCFYAFPEKAYTGFKPVQALADQAQRRIEENKEVGSAWPSAGLTVADRYPLNESVLLDSGATIHIFRDTKRMKNLRAAALGDFFWSGVTQVPIEGYGEAQIKLESSDGTPRTLRLYDVALCTTLATNLVSFTKLRKRGIWWDTSPGNNCLRRSDGSKLGEVSEIGGQQVLEYEHSPQDPEPTQAGLAVNTLPIPPKRRTYTTWTKRKPLRGNTLIWHLRLGHPGPEALRCLATSARGVRIKSEIPTGIQRITTVNCDACGVAKARRLVRRAPRESVQVASPGDRIAIDFHPMSPGYAGYSSVWMFTDRASGFTWDYYATDRTTPAILSALKGFLNMMEVQYSKKVKVIECDNEITTTHPRVYAEIVQQGIRCEPSAPNTQAQNGGAERVAAVIIQKSRAMRAGAKIPEYLWPESIKAATYLYNRTPSVRKQHKSPYEIFHLECVAEQSAKPDLSHLRAYGCKAFALTKDAQLQRNRLHRQTPRGWIGYLVGYTSSNSYRIWNPLNKEVFSTRDVTFNEHQCFDGNTATLRDDLRAEDLAAIEKRIKELISLQQTQPNPWQRHLANEEPDEITDENVEFISPEADNSVKTGEESEPYTQFRFELLPTPPESPPSGFFHAIEDDLKVKRGGEPVSRTLAEMQARNRIPFNAAFLAGTLQHKIYVGTRRKTQGRKSQESLASSENSPEGGSLPQPLNQSSAGKREAQRDRISSALGEEKGPYVGTHWKLLERLPSSHTNIKSHPYRDAIQKAEEAHLESHKLSQSWIEVAKTTAKGHRILGCHWVYVYKLDKHGRFLKIKARLVVRGDQQAKDGRDTYAATLAGMSFRVLMAIATRFDYEMLQYDAVNAFVQSTLDEDIYMEMPMGYRKPGVVLKLQKALYGLRRSPLLWQKHFEKGLLHTGFRRVLGEDCCWVQGDIVFFFYVDDCVLCYPKEQEEKAKDLMKKLQEIYHIEGGKTLQWFLGIEVVRDRPNRRLWLSQAVYIDKMRRLLPDPLPRYRAVVPMAQEELLPHTESSSPKSINSYQRKVGTIMYAAVMTRPDVAFAASRLARFNQNPGPQHHEAADRALWYLTQTKDLALQFGSDDNSLVDGLLVASDASFADNSVDRRSSQAFAMQLFGGVISWRANKQDTVTTSTTEAELLALSQAAKEAIFASRLISSLQVNLEDKIPRRGPAKPPKVTIQCDNLQTIRLVKEELVKLRTKLRHVQIYNHWLRQEVANGTVDVIYTPSTQLIADGLTKNLTSEKFQNFLKQLGLAEITAIRRQTEIISD